From one Dehalobacter sp. 12DCB1 genomic stretch:
- a CDS encoding reductive dehalogenase — MIPENDKEKKTQKKKTFSKEFSRRGFLKTSLGVGVGAAGAALFGSELLGSNSIANAQVVEHDDMPVEISSDYKRYSMASQAPIGAVSAEYAGKRFGTIPQEGGEGWGQLEFAFDHACWSIEEDINKGLGAPGFQSQGLFTWEGEVNPNKYQFESPEAASAIIKRVTKFWGSCKVGIGPYDERWLFSEVLDLATGKPVPNKLPFTPTNVIVALFEMDYDCYQTAPALPQGAASGNEYSDAGVLLHKLAKFIRTLGYQAIPCSNDTALSIPLAIQAGLGEISRIGIMVTKEYGPRVRIYKLFTDMPLAIDKPVTFGAMEFCKTCMKCADACPSQAISHDVEPSFKTSSITNPGVKKWAQDGVKCMTQWSKVGTDCGICIKVCPYNKRQEWHHDLVRLGTETPAKPVLRFFDDLFGYGKISVPDAIKEFWNK; from the coding sequence ATGATTCCTGAAAATGACAAAGAGAAAAAAACTCAGAAGAAAAAAACTTTTTCCAAAGAATTTAGCAGACGCGGTTTTTTGAAGACCTCTCTAGGAGTAGGGGTCGGAGCAGCAGGTGCCGCATTGTTCGGTTCTGAACTGCTGGGAAGTAATAGCATCGCAAATGCACAAGTTGTCGAGCATGATGACATGCCGGTGGAAATCTCCAGTGACTACAAACGGTATAGCATGGCTTCTCAGGCTCCGATTGGTGCTGTCTCTGCAGAATATGCCGGAAAAAGGTTTGGGACAATACCTCAAGAAGGAGGAGAGGGCTGGGGACAGCTTGAGTTCGCCTTTGATCATGCCTGCTGGTCAATTGAAGAGGATATCAATAAGGGTCTGGGCGCTCCGGGTTTTCAATCGCAAGGGTTATTTACTTGGGAAGGTGAAGTAAACCCCAACAAGTACCAATTTGAAAGCCCCGAAGCTGCGAGCGCGATCATCAAAAGAGTAACAAAATTCTGGGGATCATGTAAGGTCGGGATTGGCCCTTATGATGAACGGTGGCTCTTTTCTGAAGTTCTCGATCTCGCAACGGGTAAACCTGTTCCCAATAAGTTACCGTTTACGCCTACAAATGTTATTGTGGCGCTTTTTGAAATGGATTATGACTGCTATCAGACTGCCCCAGCTTTGCCCCAAGGGGCTGCTTCCGGCAATGAATACTCCGATGCGGGTGTTCTCCTCCATAAGTTGGCTAAATTTATCAGGACATTAGGCTACCAGGCCATACCTTGTTCCAATGATACGGCTTTAAGTATTCCCTTGGCTATTCAGGCCGGCCTAGGGGAGATCAGCAGAATCGGTATTATGGTCACTAAGGAATATGGGCCGAGAGTGCGGATATATAAATTGTTCACGGATATGCCATTGGCTATTGATAAACCGGTTACCTTCGGAGCGATGGAATTCTGCAAAACCTGCATGAAATGTGCTGACGCCTGCCCGTCACAAGCAATATCCCATGATGTAGAACCAAGTTTTAAAACATCTTCCATAACGAATCCGGGAGTCAAAAAATGGGCTCAAGATGGCGTGAAGTGTATGACCCAATGGTCAAAAGTCGGTACTGACTGCGGTATTTGTATTAAGGTCTGCCCTTACAACAAACGCCAGGAATGGCATCACGACTTAGTAAGGTTGGGCACAGAAACACCTGCAAAACCTGTTCTGAGGTTCTTTGACGATTTGTTCGGTTATGGTAAGATTTCTGTTCCGGATGCAATAAAGGAATTCTGGAATAAATAA
- a CDS encoding Crp/Fnr family transcriptional regulator, with translation MEEIRKDNFTQIIKLSNISQKLLDVGEEVFFAKNKILVSAGDVPDGFYYLKDGLVKSCVYSTNGNEYICGLIDKGSIFLEANAIFSIPSDGYFKTMEPSHLLFFRKENILNLLQTDFDVTLSILQSITYKFFASGYFFTELLVYDSEWRLCRLLLTFADNFGMEIENKIKLNIKISQQFISDMLGVTRGTTIKVINKLKELDLIEQTNGYYFIKDLQRLKNYQTEIALSVINNRPEIK, from the coding sequence ATGGAAGAAATTAGAAAAGATAATTTTACACAAATTATCAAACTTTCTAATATCTCTCAAAAATTATTGGACGTAGGAGAAGAAGTTTTCTTTGCTAAAAATAAGATACTTGTTTCTGCCGGAGATGTCCCCGATGGATTTTATTATCTAAAAGATGGACTGGTTAAATCTTGTGTATACTCTACAAATGGTAATGAATACATATGTGGCCTTATAGACAAGGGAAGTATCTTTTTGGAAGCCAACGCAATTTTCAGTATTCCTAGTGATGGTTATTTCAAGACAATGGAGCCTTCGCATTTACTTTTTTTTAGGAAAGAAAACATTTTGAATTTGTTACAAACCGACTTTGATGTAACGCTATCAATATTACAATCGATTACCTACAAGTTTTTTGCAAGTGGTTACTTTTTTACTGAACTGCTGGTTTATGACTCAGAATGGAGACTATGCCGTCTATTATTAACATTTGCCGATAATTTTGGAATGGAAATAGAAAATAAAATCAAGCTGAATATTAAAATCAGTCAGCAGTTTATTAGTGACATGCTGGGCGTCACTAGAGGCACGACTATAAAGGTGATCAATAAATTAAAAGAACTGGATTTAATCGAGCAAACAAACGGCTATTATTTTATTAAAGATTTGCAAAGGCTAAAAAATTATCAGACTGAAATTGCATTATCAGTAATTAATAACCGACCAGAAATAAAATAA
- a CDS encoding endospore germination permease — protein MQLEKGKMASSQLTFLVAGIIQCSSLMVGFATRYAKQDIWWISLAALLVYFLISLFFLNLVVKFPGKNIIQINDIIFGPYVGKFISIQYLGYFFFVLVAFFQFIGEFVVSYIMPETPQIVIEILFFLICAWTLRKGVEVIGRVGLILSAITIVLYSLTFFLLLKDMEPANFFPVMDVPLKDMLYSLSVLVGVSFANVFVLLMLMPYVNIVNQVKRAFRTGLVIGGVSLFFISVQYIAVLGDSAAIMVLPYYEAVRQINIANVFTRMEILVAIGLMFTLFIGIITAYYATTLGVAQLLKLRSYAELVLPIGIIALNFSLVSYKLSIHMARKESAYLLYISFQLLLPLASLVVAKIRKLPSGG, from the coding sequence ATGCAGCTAGAAAAAGGGAAAATGGCAAGTTCTCAACTGACTTTTTTAGTGGCGGGGATTATTCAGTGTTCTTCGCTAATGGTAGGTTTTGCCACCAGATATGCAAAACAGGATATTTGGTGGATTTCTTTAGCGGCTTTACTTGTATATTTTTTAATATCCTTATTTTTTTTGAATTTGGTCGTAAAATTTCCAGGTAAAAATATCATCCAGATCAATGACATTATTTTCGGCCCCTATGTCGGAAAATTCATTTCTATTCAATATCTTGGTTATTTTTTCTTTGTACTCGTTGCGTTCTTTCAATTTATCGGGGAGTTTGTTGTGAGCTATATCATGCCGGAAACACCGCAGATTGTGATTGAAATCCTGTTTTTTCTGATTTGCGCTTGGACGCTCAGAAAAGGAGTGGAAGTGATCGGAAGGGTCGGCCTTATACTCTCGGCGATAACAATCGTTTTGTATTCATTAACATTTTTTCTGTTGCTTAAGGACATGGAGCCGGCCAATTTTTTCCCGGTCATGGACGTTCCATTGAAAGATATGCTTTACAGTCTCTCTGTTTTAGTAGGTGTGTCCTTTGCCAATGTATTCGTTTTACTCATGCTCATGCCCTATGTCAATATTGTTAATCAGGTTAAAAGAGCGTTTCGTACGGGTTTGGTCATTGGAGGGGTGTCCTTATTTTTTATCAGTGTGCAGTACATTGCTGTTTTGGGGGATAGTGCAGCAATCATGGTTTTGCCATATTACGAGGCAGTGCGGCAGATTAACATCGCCAATGTGTTTACTAGAATGGAAATATTGGTGGCGATTGGACTCATGTTTACGCTGTTTATTGGCATAATTACGGCTTATTACGCTACAACCTTGGGGGTTGCTCAGCTACTCAAACTGCGTTCTTATGCGGAACTTGTATTGCCAATCGGGATCATCGCGCTTAATTTTTCCTTAGTGTCGTATAAATTGAGTATTCATATGGCTCGGAAGGAATCTGCGTACCTTCTATATATAAGTTTTCAATTGCTTCTTCCGCTTGCTTCTTTGGTCGTGGCTAAAATAAGAAAGTTGCCAAGCGGAGGGTAG
- a CDS encoding Ger(x)C family spore germination protein, with product MRKISLFMKILFISCLLLVLSGCWGRHELNSLAIVSGIGLDKADSDHVRMTIEIFKPVNGKSSPKDQSGGGSKNYTNVTDTGANELDILRGFSHEVNKELYFPHNQVIVLSRELAEEGLQKHIDFFVRNQEARLNVWVLLSESKANEILDVPPLLGNMPAEEISRLVELQGGNSQSCQVNLEQFISSLMSRSTSSILPIIEIAGAGQQKKLRLAGTAVFKGDKYAGELNSQETRGLLWIRNEIKNGIIEVEGTDGEKAMLEITHSNTKIIPTIADGKLQFKIEIRVEGDLGSQSGQESMATPTGFEDLEKRTAAVIENEINAALEKAQELNADIFGFGEEIHRKEPGEWKKISADWENIFQQLDLGLNIKTQLNFPGRITKPVEIP from the coding sequence ATGAGAAAGATCAGTTTATTTATGAAAATCTTATTTATTAGCTGCTTGCTTTTGGTACTAAGCGGCTGTTGGGGTCGGCATGAATTAAATTCGCTGGCAATTGTTTCGGGAATCGGCTTGGACAAGGCGGATAGTGATCATGTCCGTATGACCATAGAAATTTTTAAACCGGTCAATGGAAAATCAAGTCCAAAGGATCAAAGCGGCGGCGGTTCGAAAAACTATACGAACGTCACGGACACCGGGGCGAACGAACTTGATATCCTACGTGGTTTTTCTCATGAGGTGAACAAGGAACTCTATTTCCCGCATAATCAGGTAATTGTCCTGAGCCGGGAATTAGCGGAAGAGGGTCTTCAGAAGCATATCGACTTTTTTGTCAGGAACCAGGAGGCGCGGTTAAATGTCTGGGTTCTTCTTTCGGAAAGCAAAGCAAACGAGATCCTTGATGTACCGCCGCTGTTAGGAAATATGCCGGCAGAGGAAATCAGCCGTTTGGTCGAATTACAGGGAGGAAATTCTCAGTCCTGTCAAGTCAATCTGGAACAATTTATTTCAAGTTTGATGAGCAGGTCCACATCCTCAATCCTGCCGATCATCGAAATTGCCGGTGCAGGTCAGCAAAAAAAACTCCGGCTAGCAGGAACGGCGGTTTTTAAAGGGGATAAATACGCAGGTGAACTGAACAGCCAAGAAACGCGCGGTCTTTTATGGATACGAAATGAGATCAAAAACGGCATTATTGAGGTCGAAGGAACGGATGGAGAAAAGGCCATGTTAGAGATCACCCATTCCAACACCAAGATAATTCCTACGATTGCTGACGGCAAGCTTCAATTCAAAATAGAGATTCGGGTTGAAGGCGATCTCGGAAGCCAGTCAGGTCAGGAAAGCATGGCGACCCCCACGGGATTTGAGGATTTAGAGAAAAGAACAGCAGCAGTGATAGAAAATGAAATTAATGCTGCTTTGGAAAAAGCCCAAGAGCTTAATGCCGATATCTTTGGTTTTGGAGAGGAGATCCACAGGAAGGAACCGGGAGAATGGAAAAAAATTTCAGCCGATTGGGAGAATATTTTCCAACAATTAGATCTCGGCTTGAATATTAAGACTCAGCTTAATTTTCCCGGAAGAATTACCAAGCCGGTGGAGATTCCTTAA
- a CDS encoding spore germination protein, translated as MFQYIIKKIRYLWQNQNSNNEQVKRTQKTCRRLSKDLKKNVEYIRSSLGNSMDLIIRDFSLGSKLETESALIYLDGMADLNNLNNNIMKPLMNDKRIDSTALAGQELLQLIKKTILTVGYVKEVNVIEEVIKECLSGSIVFLINGASGALVMIGGGGESRSVEVPPTDSVVRGPREGFTERIITNITLIRRKLKNPNFTLETLILGEQSKTTVCIAYLKGVVNPKLISEINRRLNRIQTDVILESGYIEQYIEDAPLSLFATVGNSEKPDIVAAKMLEGRAAILIDGTPFVLTVPALFIESFQSPEDYYIRPFYASLVRIIRFIAFMIGILAPAIYVAISSFHQELIPTPLLFTMATAEEGIPFPSVMEALLMGLIFEILREAGIRLPRPVGQAVSIVGALVIGEAAVSAGLIGSPMVIVVALTAIASFTLPAQTDSEAILRILFVLFAGTLGVYGIMLVFLALLVHLASLRSFGTPYLSPLAPFSLRDMKDTFVRAPFWAMIFRPRAISWHDPQKQEFRLSPEYVSEKSKKTRK; from the coding sequence TTGTTTCAATATATAATAAAAAAAATACGCTATTTGTGGCAGAACCAAAATTCAAACAATGAGCAGGTCAAGCGAACACAGAAAACCTGTCGGCGGCTATCCAAGGACCTAAAAAAAAATGTTGAGTATATCCGTAGTAGTCTAGGCAATAGTATGGATCTCATAATAAGGGACTTTTCATTAGGATCTAAGCTAGAAACCGAAAGTGCACTGATCTATCTGGATGGTATGGCGGATCTCAATAACCTCAACAATAATATCATGAAACCATTAATGAACGATAAACGGATAGATAGTACTGCCTTGGCGGGTCAGGAACTGCTGCAATTAATAAAAAAAACAATACTTACCGTTGGCTATGTTAAAGAAGTAAACGTCATTGAAGAAGTCATAAAAGAGTGTCTATCCGGAAGCATTGTTTTTTTGATTAATGGAGCTTCAGGAGCGTTAGTTATGATCGGCGGAGGGGGAGAGAGCCGCAGTGTGGAGGTGCCTCCGACGGATTCTGTTGTCCGGGGGCCGCGCGAAGGATTCACGGAAAGAATTATTACGAATATTACATTGATTCGACGAAAGTTGAAAAATCCAAATTTTACTTTAGAAACATTGATCTTAGGAGAACAATCTAAGACAACGGTCTGTATTGCTTATTTAAAAGGAGTTGTCAATCCGAAACTGATTTCGGAGATTAACCGCAGGCTCAACCGGATTCAAACAGATGTGATTCTGGAGTCAGGATATATTGAACAATATATCGAAGATGCACCGCTTTCACTTTTTGCCACGGTAGGCAATAGTGAAAAACCGGATATTGTCGCAGCCAAAATGCTGGAGGGGCGGGCAGCAATCCTCATTGACGGAACTCCTTTTGTTTTAACCGTGCCAGCACTTTTCATTGAAAGCTTTCAAAGTCCGGAGGATTATTACATCCGGCCTTTTTACGCCAGCTTGGTCCGGATCATCCGATTTATCGCTTTTATGATTGGTATCCTTGCTCCGGCAATTTATGTTGCTATATCCAGTTTTCATCAGGAATTAATTCCAACTCCCCTACTGTTTACAATGGCAACTGCGGAAGAAGGCATTCCTTTTCCATCTGTGATGGAAGCGCTGCTCATGGGTCTCATCTTTGAGATTTTGCGAGAAGCCGGAATCCGTTTACCCCGGCCTGTAGGTCAGGCTGTCAGCATTGTCGGTGCGTTGGTAATCGGAGAGGCAGCCGTCTCTGCCGGTCTGATCGGTTCGCCAATGGTGATTGTAGTGGCGTTGACTGCAATCGCCAGTTTTACGTTGCCGGCACAGACCGATTCAGAGGCGATTTTACGGATTCTTTTTGTGCTGTTTGCCGGTACTTTGGGAGTATATGGAATTATGTTGGTTTTCTTGGCATTGCTCGTCCATCTGGCCTCATTACGATCCTTCGGGACCCCGTATTTATCACCGCTGGCGCCTTTCAGCCTCCGCGATATGAAAGACACATTTGTAAGGGCCCCTTTTTGGGCAATGATCTTTCGTCCGCGCGCCATCAGTTGGCATGATCCCCAAAAACAGGAGTTCCGATTAAGCCCCGAGTATGTCTCTGAAAAATCCAAAAAAACCAGGAAATGA
- a CDS encoding uroporphyrinogen decarboxylase family protein: MTNINPLYQEKLTRLNTAFKRGTPDRVPVLPIIETFGPYHAGVSVEDAYVKDPNILFQVYNKINEEFYLDGILENGNVFPLKMLSNFGEGLYTLTDKGFVIKGSHGQTMMPDEYEQLIANPFNFFVNVIIPRKFPVLKNDIEGNLGRLKKAVGEMMEFLHYNAVVDGRIENELGLPVLAKGLAILSPDMLLDYLRDFVGVSSDIRRKPQEFYAACEALFISSMEMAIGAYTTPEDNKGVIFVPLHLPTFLKPKDFEKFYFPFMSKFVDEVSVKRGYKIFFFMENNWMPYLDILQGLPDGDMIGLFEHGDLKKIKDSIGNKFCIVGGMPIDLLRLGTVEKCLDKAKECLQLYAPGGNYIFSTDKNLVSLNDAKPENLAAVCQYIHENGKY, encoded by the coding sequence ATGACAAATATTAACCCTTTGTATCAGGAAAAATTGACAAGATTGAATACAGCCTTTAAGAGAGGTACTCCTGATAGGGTTCCGGTTCTTCCAATCATAGAAACATTCGGTCCCTACCATGCCGGAGTTAGTGTGGAAGATGCGTATGTTAAAGACCCGAATATATTATTTCAGGTATATAATAAAATAAATGAAGAATTTTATTTGGATGGAATTCTAGAAAATGGCAATGTTTTTCCGTTAAAGATGTTGAGTAATTTTGGAGAAGGTTTGTATACCTTGACCGATAAAGGTTTTGTTATAAAAGGTAGCCATGGGCAAACTATGATGCCTGATGAATATGAACAATTGATTGCAAATCCGTTTAATTTTTTTGTTAATGTTATTATTCCGCGGAAGTTTCCTGTTTTAAAAAATGATATAGAAGGAAACCTTGGGCGTCTTAAAAAGGCCGTTGGCGAAATGATGGAGTTTTTACACTATAATGCCGTGGTTGACGGAAGAATTGAAAACGAATTGGGACTCCCGGTATTGGCCAAAGGTTTGGCTATCCTTTCTCCGGACATGTTACTTGATTACTTACGGGATTTTGTTGGGGTATCCAGTGATATCAGAAGGAAACCACAAGAATTTTATGCTGCTTGTGAGGCCTTGTTTATATCATCTATGGAGATGGCCATAGGTGCCTATACGACTCCGGAGGATAATAAGGGAGTAATCTTTGTGCCACTACATCTGCCGACTTTTCTAAAACCAAAAGATTTTGAAAAATTTTACTTCCCATTTATGAGTAAGTTTGTAGATGAAGTTTCCGTAAAGCGGGGTTATAAGATTTTCTTCTTTATGGAAAACAATTGGATGCCCTATCTTGATATTCTGCAGGGACTGCCGGATGGAGACATGATTGGGCTGTTTGAACATGGTGACTTGAAGAAGATAAAAGATTCCATTGGCAATAAATTTTGCATAGTTGGCGGAATGCCTATTGATCTCCTTCGACTTGGAACGGTAGAAAAGTGTCTCGACAAAGCCAAGGAATGTTTACAGTTGTATGCGCCCGGTGGCAACTATATTTTTTCAACCGACAAAAATTTGGTCTCCTTAAATGATGCGAAACCGGAAAATTTAGCGGCAGTATGTCAATATATTCATGAAAACGGAAAATATTAA
- a CDS encoding cobalamin-dependent protein (Presence of a B(12) (cobalamin)-binding domain implies dependence on cobalamin itself, in one of its several forms, or in some unusual lineages, dependence on a cobalamin-like analog.) codes for MNLDAIATAIGELDEEKVLSLLNTFIQANPSEDDAKQVVAACQSGMSIVGDQFEKGEYFVGDLIFAGELLANAIETLKPFLSAENEGNRGKIVLGTVAGDLHDIGKNIFRSMAEAAGFNVLDLGIDQPASEFVRRVKEVNPEIVGMSGVLTLALESMKNTVDALKEAGLRENVKIIIGGNPVTNNACEQIGADAFTTNAAEGVKICQKWVS; via the coding sequence ATGAATTTAGACGCAATAGCAACAGCAATAGGGGAACTTGACGAGGAGAAGGTACTTTCATTGCTCAACACTTTTATTCAGGCAAATCCTTCTGAAGACGATGCTAAGCAAGTAGTAGCCGCTTGTCAGAGTGGAATGTCAATTGTTGGTGACCAATTTGAAAAAGGAGAATATTTTGTTGGAGATCTGATCTTTGCTGGAGAACTCTTAGCGAATGCCATTGAAACCCTAAAACCTTTTCTAAGTGCTGAAAATGAAGGCAATAGGGGGAAAATCGTCTTGGGAACTGTTGCGGGGGATTTACATGATATTGGGAAAAACATTTTTAGGAGCATGGCCGAAGCGGCTGGGTTTAACGTATTGGACTTGGGGATAGACCAGCCTGCCAGTGAATTTGTGAGAAGAGTGAAGGAGGTTAATCCGGAAATCGTGGGTATGAGCGGTGTTTTAACATTGGCCCTTGAATCTATGAAAAATACGGTTGATGCCTTAAAAGAAGCGGGGCTAAGAGAGAACGTAAAAATTATTATTGGCGGAAACCCCGTGACAAACAATGCATGTGAACAAATTGGAGCAGATGCCTTTACAACCAATGCAGCTGAAGGCGTAAAGATATGTCAGAAATGGGTAAGTTAA
- a CDS encoding reductive dehalogenase — MSEISQNKEKAFKQQFSVSRRGFLKTGVAAAAVGVMGAIAAPSKMANAASTSLSYQPAKGKWSKLRPEANYGGASVRSAEHNDQWLGTSKITGKVQKFDEQDGGFCLAIRGLLSEKAKYGYYQSGLRSPLATSNIIAINTISGPEIVDGPVSQERLPIPDPEQMSQHIKDLAYYLRADEVGIGKMPSYAYYASTMEPTQGAFASGMVSKDATITKKPVTASLPNVIVVAVEQHLETYLASTGYDGIAVSQSTRCYHASANIAVMMAQYIRILGYNARAQHFGNYEAVMGPCLIAAGMGELTRTGDCVAHPRFGFRSKVAAITTDLPLALDKPIDFGMLDFCRVCKKCADECPSKAITLDLDPVPYNGYLRWNTDSKKCTEFRCSNEEGVSCGRCIKVCPWSSKEDSWFHEAGIWIGSQGQAASKLLKSIDDMFGYGTEVIDKYKWWLEWPEFYKIQMPS, encoded by the coding sequence ATGTCGGAGATTTCTCAGAATAAAGAAAAAGCATTCAAACAACAATTTTCAGTAAGCCGGCGCGGTTTTCTGAAAACCGGCGTGGCTGCAGCTGCGGTCGGTGTCATGGGAGCGATTGCTGCGCCATCCAAGATGGCCAACGCTGCGTCGACAAGCTTAAGCTATCAGCCTGCCAAAGGGAAATGGTCCAAATTACGTCCCGAAGCAAATTATGGAGGAGCCTCTGTTCGTTCTGCAGAACATAATGATCAATGGCTGGGGACATCGAAGATTACAGGAAAAGTTCAAAAATTTGATGAACAAGACGGGGGATTCTGCTTAGCTATTAGAGGTTTGCTTAGCGAGAAAGCAAAATATGGGTATTATCAGTCAGGTCTAAGGAGTCCGCTGGCAACCAGTAATATTATAGCAATTAATACTATTAGTGGTCCGGAGATAGTCGATGGTCCTGTTTCACAGGAAAGACTCCCGATTCCGGATCCGGAACAGATGTCGCAGCATATTAAAGATCTTGCTTATTATCTGAGGGCTGACGAAGTAGGTATCGGTAAAATGCCTTCCTACGCTTATTATGCAAGTACAATGGAGCCTACCCAGGGGGCTTTTGCTTCAGGTATGGTTTCAAAGGATGCGACAATTACAAAGAAACCGGTTACTGCCAGTCTTCCCAATGTCATTGTTGTGGCAGTGGAACAACACTTGGAAACGTATCTGGCGTCAACAGGCTATGATGGAATCGCCGTTTCGCAATCCACACGTTGTTACCATGCTTCTGCAAATATTGCGGTAATGATGGCACAATACATCCGAATTCTCGGCTATAACGCCAGAGCCCAACATTTTGGCAACTATGAAGCCGTTATGGGACCTTGCCTTATCGCTGCCGGAATGGGTGAACTTACCAGAACGGGGGACTGTGTCGCTCACCCCAGGTTTGGATTCCGGTCAAAAGTTGCTGCCATAACGACTGATTTACCACTGGCTCTGGACAAACCGATCGACTTCGGAATGTTGGACTTTTGCAGGGTTTGTAAAAAATGCGCGGATGAATGTCCTTCTAAAGCGATTACCCTCGACCTGGATCCTGTGCCATATAACGGCTATCTGCGTTGGAACACTGATTCGAAGAAGTGTACGGAATTCCGTTGCAGTAACGAAGAAGGTGTTAGTTGCGGTAGATGTATTAAAGTATGTCCATGGAGTTCCAAGGAGGACTCTTGGTTCCATGAAGCAGGAATATGGATCGGAAGTCAGGGTCAAGCTGCCTCAAAATTGCTTAAATCAATTGATGATATGTTTGGTTACGGCACTGAAGTTATTGATAAATACAAATGGTGGCTGGAATGGCCGGAGTTTTATAAAATCCAGATGCCGAGCTGA
- a CDS encoding dehalogenase: MSTILIFLAGILFLAGVLFIKPRAKQDKTWKTVSIWALYVILFVTACIGVSFVYINASVGHVKASSTAIFLFGGIALILAIVLARVLGFIGAKKKTKSLQA; encoded by the coding sequence ATGAGTACAATACTAATATTTTTGGCGGGTATATTATTTTTAGCTGGTGTTCTTTTTATTAAACCTCGTGCGAAACAGGATAAGACTTGGAAAACCGTATCAATATGGGCTTTATATGTTATTTTATTTGTTACTGCTTGTATAGGGGTTTCCTTTGTTTACATCAACGCAAGCGTTGGACACGTCAAGGCATCGAGCACGGCGATCTTCCTGTTTGGGGGGATTGCACTTATTTTGGCTATCGTCTTAGCCCGAGTCTTAGGTTTTATCGGCGCAAAGAAAAAGACCAAGTCATTACAGGCTTAG
- a CDS encoding Crp/Fnr family transcriptional regulator has protein sequence MKECRPFSRIVKFRDIPEKLLDVGEELFFAKNKVVFSQGNVPDRFYYIKDGRIKSYKYSPRGNEQILTLLEKGSIFLESGVLFDIPIDNYFETMEDSHLIFFRKKDLLELLVTDIDVTLYVMQSVSRKFHFYEYLFDELQFFNTEWRICNLLLTFADHFGIEVDNKIKLNFKASQQLISNILGVNRGTTIKIFNKLKELNLIEQTNGFYFIKDLKQLKNHQAEICLMDS, from the coding sequence ATGAAAGAGTGTAGACCCTTTTCACGTATTGTCAAATTTCGTGATATCCCCGAAAAATTATTGGACGTAGGGGAAGAATTATTCTTTGCTAAAAATAAAGTAGTCTTTTCTCAGGGGAATGTTCCAGACAGATTTTATTATATTAAAGATGGTCGGATCAAAAGTTATAAATACTCTCCAAGGGGTAATGAACAGATACTTACCCTTCTTGAAAAGGGTAGCATATTCTTAGAATCTGGTGTACTTTTCGATATTCCGATTGACAATTATTTTGAGACTATGGAGGACTCGCATTTAATTTTCTTTAGAAAAAAAGACCTTTTAGAATTATTGGTAACAGACATAGATGTAACACTATATGTAATGCAATCAGTTTCCCGTAAATTTCATTTTTATGAGTATCTTTTCGACGAACTACAATTTTTTAATACAGAGTGGAGAATATGCAACCTGCTATTAACATTTGCAGATCATTTTGGGATAGAAGTAGATAATAAAATTAAGCTGAATTTTAAAGCTAGTCAGCAATTAATTAGTAATATTCTTGGTGTCAATCGAGGGACGACTATTAAAATATTCAATAAATTAAAAGAATTGAATTTAATCGAGCAAACGAACGGCTTTTACTTTATTAAAGATTTGAAGCAGCTAAAAAATCATCAAGCCGAAATATGCCTTATGGATAGCTGA